Genomic window (Paenibacillus sp. 37):
ACACGTGTGTTCTCATGCCCAGCATGCTCAATAACTGCACCATGATACTTCTCACAGGCACCGATGGAGCGGCGAAGCTGGAAGAACATAATGGTATCGGCCCCGTGCGCAACAGATTGATAACTCCACAGACGCATGACACCTGGACGTTTCAGTGAGTTATACGGCTGCCAGTTCTGCTGACTTGGTGTTTGCTCCATCAGCATGAACGGTTGACCATCCTTCAGTCCGCGCATAAGGTCATGAGCCATGGCCGTGAAGCTTACAGGTGTTGCGAGACCGGGATAGCTGTCCCAGGAGACGATATCCATATGTTTTGCCCATTTGAAATAGTCCAATTGCTTGAAGAATCCCATCAGATTGGTCGTAACAACGGAGTCCGGAATGTGTTTTTTGATCGCATCGTATTCCAACAGATAACAATCCAGCATGCTGTCGGAGTTGAAGCGAGAGTAGTCCAGCGAGATGCCCTGGAACGTTGAATTATTGTTACCCCAATGTTCGCTCAGGTTGCTTGGTAATACAATCTCGTCCCAATCGTAGAAGGTATGCCCCCAGAAATTTGTGTTCCATGCTTTGTTGACCTGTTGCAGAGTCTGATAGCGTTCTTTCAGATACACGCGGAACGCTTTCTCACAGTTGTCACAGTAACACTCACCGCCATATTCATTGGAGATGTGCCATACGAGAACTGCGGGGTGATCCTTGTATCGTTCGGCCAGTTTATCCGCAATCTTTTCAGCGTATTTGCGATAGGTCGGGCTGTTGGGACAGGAATTATGTCGCCCACCGAATTTGCGTTTGCGTCCATCGGCATCCACACGAAGCACGTCTGGATATTTCTTCGCCATCCAGGCCGGATGGGCAGCCGTACTCGTTGCAAGGCATATATAGACACCATTCTCATATAGACGATTAATCAGTTGGTCGAGTTCTTCAAAACGGTAAGTAACTTCATCAGGCTGAATCAGTGCCCATGAAAATACGTTGATTGTGGCAATATCAATGCCTGCCAATTGGAACATGCGCAGGTCTTCAAGGTGGGTTTCGTGATCCCACTGTTCCGGGTTATAATCGCCCCCGTAGAACATTTTGGGCAGTTTGCTGCTAATCAATGTGTTCACCTCTTGTATAAGAATAATCCTATATTATATGATACATATGACTTTTAAAATATAATAAAAGTAATGACTCATATAAGAATACGGAAGTTTATTTCAGCTTATACCCAAGGAGGCATCCCATGTTTATCTCCCCCCGACATC
Coding sequences:
- a CDS encoding beta-galactosidase, which produces MISSKLPKMFYGGDYNPEQWDHETHLEDLRMFQLAGIDIATINVFSWALIQPDEVTYRFEELDQLINRLYENGVYICLATSTAAHPAWMAKKYPDVLRVDADGRKRKFGGRHNSCPNSPTYRKYAEKIADKLAERYKDHPAVLVWHISNEYGGECYCDNCEKAFRVYLKERYQTLQQVNKAWNTNFWGHTFYDWDEIVLPSNLSEHWGNNNSTFQGISLDYSRFNSDSMLDCYLLEYDAIKKHIPDSVVTTNLMGFFKQLDYFKWAKHMDIVSWDSYPGLATPVSFTAMAHDLMRGLKDGQPFMLMEQTPSQQNWQPYNSLKRPGVMRLWSYQSVAHGADTIMFFQLRRSIGACEKYHGAVIEHAGHENTRVFREVAELGKELQILGDTTLDASVESKVAIVFDWDNWWAIEKSSGPTVALNYVDQIHKYYAAFFRRNIQVDIISVDTDISKYDIVLAPVLYMVKPGFATKLEKYVEAGGTFLTTFFSGIVNENDLVTTGGYPGELRKLLGIWVEEIDALLPEQKNRIVLKETYGDLQGEYGCGMLCDLLHSEGAEVIAEYGDDFYKGMPVVTRNTFGQGEAWYVASDPDERFLDGLLGQLAAAKNVESLLETPEGVEVSARTKDGKPYLFVMNHNATTQSYDLGTAKAHDLLTNRELSGSVEIEARGVQLLEMK